In one Balaenoptera ricei isolate mBalRic1 chromosome 20, mBalRic1.hap2, whole genome shotgun sequence genomic region, the following are encoded:
- the P2RX1 gene encoding P2X purinoceptor 1 isoform X2, translating into MVRRLQDELAAFFFEYDTPRMVLVRNKKVGVVFRLIQLVVLVYVIGWVFVYEKGYQTSSGLISSVSVKLKGLAVTKLPSLGPQVWDVADYVFPAQGDSSFVVMTNFIATPRQAKGHCAENPEGGTCTNNSGCTPGKAERKAQGIRTGKCVAFNDIVHTCEIFGWCPVEVDDNIPCPALLREAENFTLFIKNSISFPRFKVTRRNLVEEVDAAYMKTCLYHKTLHPLCPVFKLGYVVQESGQNFSTLAEKGGVVGITIDWHCDLDWHVRHCKPVYEFHGLYEEKNLSQGFNFRFARHFVENGTNYRHLFKVFGIRFDILVDGKAGKFDIIPTMTTIGSGIGIFGVATVLCDLLLLHILPRRHYYKQKKFKYAEDMGPGTGEHDPAATSSTLVLQENMKTS; encoded by the exons ATGGTGCGGCGGCTCCAGGACGAGCTGGCCGCCTTCTTCTTTGAGTACGACACCCCCCGAATGGTGCTTGTGCGCAACAAGAAGGTGGGCGTCGTCTTCCGCCTGATCCAGCTCGTGGTTCTGGTCTACGTCATTGG GTGGGTGTTCGTCTATGAGAAGGGCTACCAGACCTCGAGTGGCCTCATCAGCAGCGTGTCTGTTAAACTCAAGGGCCTGGCTGTGACGAAGCTCCCAAGCCTGGGCCCCCAGGTCTGGGATGTGGCTGACTACGTCTTCCCGGCCCAG GGGGACAGCTCCTTTGTGGTCATGACCAATTTTATCGCGACCCCCCGGCAGGCCAAAGGCCACTGTGCAGAG AACCCCGAAGGGGGCACGTGCACGAATAATAGTGGCTGCACCCCGggaaaggcagaaaggaaggCCCAAG GCATCCGCACAGGCAAGTGTGTGGCCTTCAACGACATCGTGCATACGTGTGAGATCTTTGGCTGGTGCCCCGTGGAGGTGGATGACAACATCCCATG ccctgcccttctCCGAGAGGCCGAGAACTTCACTCTCTTCATCAAGAACAGCATCAGCTTTCCACGCTTCAAGGTCACCAG GCGCAACCTGGTGGAGGAGGTAGATGCCGCCTACATGAAGACCTGCCTCTATCACAAGACCTTGCACCCACTGTGCCCAGTTTTCAAGCTCGGCTATGTGGTACAAGAGTCAGGCCAGAATTTTAGCACCTTGGCCGAGAAG GGCGGGGTGGTAGGCATCACCATCGACTGGCACTGTGACCTGGACTGGCATGTGCGACACTGCAAACCCGTCTATGAGTTCCACGGGCTGTATGAAGAGAAAAACCTGTCTCAAGGCTTCAACTTCAG gTTTGCGAGGCACTTCGTGGAGAATGGGACCAACTACCGGCACCTCTTCAAGGTGTTTGGGATTCGCTTTGACATCCTCGTGGACGGCAAG GCTGGCAAGTTTGACATCATCCCCACCATGACCACCATTGGCTCTGGGATTGGCATCTTTGGGGTG GCGACGGTTCTCTGTGACCTGCTGCTGCTCCACATCCTGCCCAGGAGGCACTACTACAAGCAGAAGAAGTTCAAGTACGCGGAGGACATGGGGCCAGGGACG GGGGAGCACGACCCTGCGGCCACCAGCTCCACCCTGGTCCTGCAGGAGAACATGAAGACGTCCTGA
- the P2RX1 gene encoding P2X purinoceptor 1 isoform X1, whose product MVRRLQDELAAFFFEYDTPRMVLVRNKKVGVVFRLIQLVVLVYVIGWVFVYEKGYQTSSGLISSVSVKLKGLAVTKLPSLGPQVWDVADYVFPAQGDSSFVVMTNFIATPRQAKGHCAENPEGGTCTNNSGCTPGKAERKAQGIRTGKCVAFNDIVHTCEIFGWCPVEVDDNIPCPALLREAENFTLFIKNSISFPRFKVTRRNLVEEVDAAYMKTCLYHKTLHPLCPVFKLGYVVQESGQNFSTLAEKGGVVGITIDWHCDLDWHVRHCKPVYEFHGLYEEKNLSQGFNFRFARHFVENGTNYRHLFKVFGIRFDILVDGKAGKFDIIPTMTTIGSGIGIFGVIYLLVHLLSPSLPSEQRIPPWKSHLTQPGGRLSSLPLLFCLLTAHISLLLCLLSVHCHHHSRKTSLHFPLGPTLYNWPPAPTPTSRCPCQGYQWHPCCQIQADTSAHILLGLSASDTVG is encoded by the exons ATGGTGCGGCGGCTCCAGGACGAGCTGGCCGCCTTCTTCTTTGAGTACGACACCCCCCGAATGGTGCTTGTGCGCAACAAGAAGGTGGGCGTCGTCTTCCGCCTGATCCAGCTCGTGGTTCTGGTCTACGTCATTGG GTGGGTGTTCGTCTATGAGAAGGGCTACCAGACCTCGAGTGGCCTCATCAGCAGCGTGTCTGTTAAACTCAAGGGCCTGGCTGTGACGAAGCTCCCAAGCCTGGGCCCCCAGGTCTGGGATGTGGCTGACTACGTCTTCCCGGCCCAG GGGGACAGCTCCTTTGTGGTCATGACCAATTTTATCGCGACCCCCCGGCAGGCCAAAGGCCACTGTGCAGAG AACCCCGAAGGGGGCACGTGCACGAATAATAGTGGCTGCACCCCGggaaaggcagaaaggaaggCCCAAG GCATCCGCACAGGCAAGTGTGTGGCCTTCAACGACATCGTGCATACGTGTGAGATCTTTGGCTGGTGCCCCGTGGAGGTGGATGACAACATCCCATG ccctgcccttctCCGAGAGGCCGAGAACTTCACTCTCTTCATCAAGAACAGCATCAGCTTTCCACGCTTCAAGGTCACCAG GCGCAACCTGGTGGAGGAGGTAGATGCCGCCTACATGAAGACCTGCCTCTATCACAAGACCTTGCACCCACTGTGCCCAGTTTTCAAGCTCGGCTATGTGGTACAAGAGTCAGGCCAGAATTTTAGCACCTTGGCCGAGAAG GGCGGGGTGGTAGGCATCACCATCGACTGGCACTGTGACCTGGACTGGCATGTGCGACACTGCAAACCCGTCTATGAGTTCCACGGGCTGTATGAAGAGAAAAACCTGTCTCAAGGCTTCAACTTCAG gTTTGCGAGGCACTTCGTGGAGAATGGGACCAACTACCGGCACCTCTTCAAGGTGTTTGGGATTCGCTTTGACATCCTCGTGGACGGCAAG GCTGGCAAGTTTGACATCATCCCCACCATGACCACCATTGGCTCTGGGATTGGCATCTTTGGGGTG atCTACCTGCTTGTGCACctcctgtccccttccctcccgAGTGAGCAGAGGATTCCTCCTTGGAAATCACAcctcacccagcctggaggccgcCTCTCCTCTCTCCCGCTCCTCTTCTGCCTCCTCACAGCCCACATTTCCCTGCTGCTCTGTCTGCTCTCCGTTCACTGCCACCACCATTCCAGAAAGACCAGTCTACACTTCCCTCTGGGTCCCACCCTCTACAATTGGCCTCCAGCCCCTACCCCCACTTCTAGGTGCCCTTGCCAAGGTTACCAGTGGCATCCTTGTTGCCAAATCCAAGCAGACACTTCAGCCCATATCCTGCTCGGCCTGTCAGCCTCTGACACTGTTGGGTGA
- the P2RX1 gene encoding P2X purinoceptor 1 isoform X3, translated as MVRRLQDELAAFFFEYDTPRMVLVRNKKVGVVFRLIQLVVLVYVIGWVFVYEKGYQTSSGLISSVSVKLKGLAVTKLPSLGPQVWDVADYVFPAQGDSSFVVMTNFIATPRQAKGHCAENPEGGTCTNNSGCTPGKAERKAQGIRTGKCVAFNDIVHTCEIFGWCPVEVDDNIPCPALLREAENFTLFIKNSISFPRFKVTRRNLVEEVDAAYMKTCLYHKTLHPLCPVFKLGYVVQESGQNFSTLAEKGGVVGITIDWHCDLDWHVRHCKPVYEFHGLYEEKNLSQGFNFRFARHFVENGTNYRHLFKVFGIRFDILVDGKAGKFDIIPTMTTIGSGIGIFGVEALLQAEEVQVRGGHGARDGGARPCGHQLHPGPAGEHEDVLTSAPHSYWTP; from the exons ATGGTGCGGCGGCTCCAGGACGAGCTGGCCGCCTTCTTCTTTGAGTACGACACCCCCCGAATGGTGCTTGTGCGCAACAAGAAGGTGGGCGTCGTCTTCCGCCTGATCCAGCTCGTGGTTCTGGTCTACGTCATTGG GTGGGTGTTCGTCTATGAGAAGGGCTACCAGACCTCGAGTGGCCTCATCAGCAGCGTGTCTGTTAAACTCAAGGGCCTGGCTGTGACGAAGCTCCCAAGCCTGGGCCCCCAGGTCTGGGATGTGGCTGACTACGTCTTCCCGGCCCAG GGGGACAGCTCCTTTGTGGTCATGACCAATTTTATCGCGACCCCCCGGCAGGCCAAAGGCCACTGTGCAGAG AACCCCGAAGGGGGCACGTGCACGAATAATAGTGGCTGCACCCCGggaaaggcagaaaggaaggCCCAAG GCATCCGCACAGGCAAGTGTGTGGCCTTCAACGACATCGTGCATACGTGTGAGATCTTTGGCTGGTGCCCCGTGGAGGTGGATGACAACATCCCATG ccctgcccttctCCGAGAGGCCGAGAACTTCACTCTCTTCATCAAGAACAGCATCAGCTTTCCACGCTTCAAGGTCACCAG GCGCAACCTGGTGGAGGAGGTAGATGCCGCCTACATGAAGACCTGCCTCTATCACAAGACCTTGCACCCACTGTGCCCAGTTTTCAAGCTCGGCTATGTGGTACAAGAGTCAGGCCAGAATTTTAGCACCTTGGCCGAGAAG GGCGGGGTGGTAGGCATCACCATCGACTGGCACTGTGACCTGGACTGGCATGTGCGACACTGCAAACCCGTCTATGAGTTCCACGGGCTGTATGAAGAGAAAAACCTGTCTCAAGGCTTCAACTTCAG gTTTGCGAGGCACTTCGTGGAGAATGGGACCAACTACCGGCACCTCTTCAAGGTGTTTGGGATTCGCTTTGACATCCTCGTGGACGGCAAG GCTGGCAAGTTTGACATCATCCCCACCATGACCACCATTGGCTCTGGGATTGGCATCTTTGGGGTG GAGGCACTACTACAAGCAGAAGAAGTTCAAGTACGCGGAGGACATGGGGCCAGGGACG GGGGAGCACGACCCTGCGGCCACCAGCTCCACCCTGGTCCTGCAGGAGAACATGAAGACGTCCTGACCTCCGCCCCCCACTCCTACTGGACACCGTAG